CCCGCCTCGGGCCATCATGATAAGAAGGAGGTGTCGAGCCAAGACGCAAGCAATGTAGGTATTTGGATACTTCTCTAGAACATCGTTTCAACTCAGTATTGCCAAGAAACATGGCCAGTTACTCCAACATGACTTGGTTGGGTTGGGTCCTTGTGGCTATTCTTTACGCATCTTCACCAGCCTCAGGTTTGCCCACCTGCGATGGACGCCCTCCAATTGCCACGACGAAGAATGGGACGCTCAGAGGCTTGTATCTCCCCGAGTTCCATGAAGACCTCTTTCTGGGCGTTCCCTTCGCGCAGCCTCCTCTCGGCGACCTGCGCTTAAGGCATCCCGTCTCACTGAACGAATCGTGGCATGGCGTGCGAAACGCTACCAAGCGAAGCCTTACTTGTCCCGGTTATGCCGGGTTTGATAAAGGCTTGGACTTGGGAGAAGGTGAGCTGATACAGCATACGAACGTCATCAGGGTTTGGCTGACAAATTATCGATGGAGATTGCCTGACGGTCGATATCGTACGACCAGCTGGTGTGCgcgcagatgatgagcttccCGTATATGTGTGGATTTACGGCGGAGGTATGAGCCCCCCAGCATCGGCAGAGTATGTGATCTGACGTGGCGGCATAGGTTTCACGGCTGGAGGCAGTGCTGATCCTCGCTACAACACCTCGTACCTTGTCAATGCTTCAGTGAGCATCGGCAAGCCTATTATCGCCGTCTCGATCAACTACCGTGTCGGCGGGTGGGGCTTTCTCGCctccaaggagatggagaaggacgaaGCGTTGAACATTGGCCTCTTCGATCAGCGCCTTGCTCTCAGGTGGATTCAGGAAAACATTCAGGGTTTTGGTGGCGATCCTCGCAAGGTCACCATTGCTGGAGAGTCTGCTGGAGCTTTCAGCGTGGGTTATCATCTTGTCGGATTTGAAGGCGACAACGAGAACTTGTTCAGAGCTGCCATCCTGCAAAGTGGTTCGGCCCTGGGTCCTTCAAGTGAGCATATTCCTAACATTTCTAATGCATTTGTGCTGACCCAATCATAGTTCAACGTGTAACAGGCAACTATCAGGACATTTACAACAATGTCACAAAAACTGTTGGCTGCTCCAAGCACAAGGATACCCTCCATTGTCTTCGTCATGTCAAGTACGAGACTCTCTTCAAGGCGTTTGCTCCCTTCGTCGTCACACCCGTCCTAGATGGCAAATTCCTCACTCAGCTCCCTTCGGCGTCCTTCAAGAAGAATCAAGTTGCCAAGGCCGCAATCTTGATTGGCTCCAACACCGACGAGGGAACCGCCACCTTCTTTGGTCCGCGAGGAACTTTGAACACTGATAAGGACGTCGCCAAATATCTGTCCACCATGGGATCTGGGCTTGATACCAAGACTGTCCGCCACCTCATGCAGCTTTATCCAGATGATCCAGCTCAGGGATGTCCTTTCAATACGGGCGAGGAGCGCTTCGAACAGAACGGGAAGCAGTACAAACGTGGGGCTGCCATTGTGGGGGACTACGTCATCCATGCTGGACGACGTACAACAGCCGAATACTTCACCTCTTTATCTCGACGCCATCGGCAGCCCGTCTACACATATCGCTTTGATCAGGCACCGTGGGATGATAAGGAAGAGCTTGTTGCCACGGAAGCTCCCGTTTCCAGCACACACTACGCGGAAATCTGCTTCGTTTTCAACCAGGAGCCAAGTGCGAGTAAGAAAAATTCCAACTGGATTGGTCCGCATCCCGAGTACTACCAGCTTTCAAAGCTCATGTCTCGAAGCTTCATATCCTTCGTCCATGATCTTGATCCAAATCACCATGGAGTCAAAGGAGCCCCTAGATGGCCAGAGTATGGACAGGGCCAAAAGAACTTTGtcttcaagatcaacaactcCTGGGTTGAAAGAGATGATTGGAGAAAGCCTCAACTTGAGTATTGGGGGAAGATTTGGACCAAGTTGGAGACCTGACGTTTCTAGGTCACGGGGATGATTGAGCGGACGTTGACGGAATGTTGTGGGGTAGAGAGATGATCTGATAGGCCAAAGAAAGATGAAGGCTCAGACGTGAATCTGATTGGATAGAAATGCCCCACAAGCGAACTTTGTGACGTAGCTGGCGTTTCTAAACTTGGCCCACTCTCAACAGCCAATTCCATCTTGTGAGAACACCAAATAAACAGTACCTAAGTTACACCACCCTATGGAAGCTTAAGACTATGAAATGGATTCTGAATAATCGAAATCTATTGCATTCAAGTAACAAGCAGGCTGAAGCCACAGTTATTAACTAAAGCTATTACTTATCGCTGATGTTGCTACTTATCCTATAAAAAGGGGAATACAACGGGTCAGCTACCCTACATCATTAACATTTCTCTTTTCCATTTTCAAGCAAGAGGGCATTTGACGCATTGGTAAAGGCAACAATAAGCATCCTACCCCAATTGAAATTGTGATTCTTTCTCAATGGTTGGGGCGAATACTGGTGATTGAGGCGAAATTTCCCGGAACGTTGTACGGTGTCTTCCCCGTCATTTTTCGTTCGGGGTTGTGCCGAGAACTGTTGCGACCTCCGCCACTATACTCATTTAGCCTGCAAGAACGAAGCGAGGTCTGAAGATCCGGGGTTGACGCGGGGTATTCAATGGAATTGACGGCTCAGTTACTGCGTAGTAGGTTCGGGTTTATTTACCTGTGCAAGGCCGATGTTCGTGTCCAGTACCGTACCTTTTGCGCACATGTCATTCGCAATGTCTCGCCTACTCTGGAGCTGGTGTCTATTCACCTCAGTGGCTCATGCCATCTGGAACCCCATAATTTCAGGATGGAATCCAGATCCAGCTATCCTTCGAGTTGGAGACGATTACTACATTGCCACTTCCTCTTTCGAATACTGGCCTGGCATTCCAATTTATCACAGTAAGTACCCGCATCCCGTCTGGTTTTGATGTCATCTGATGTTTTCTAGGCAAGGATCTTTCCAACTGGAAACTGAAGTCCCATGCTCTCACAAGACCTGAGCAGCTGCAGCTCTATGGAACGCCCACCGGAGCAGGTAAGCACTCATTTCGCTCATCCCGTTTCTCGACACGTTGACAATCGACATCTGACATTCTGAACAGGAGCCTGGGCACCTAGCCTGGCCTATTTCGACGGAAAATTCTGGCTGGCGGCCATGACGCGATGGACTTATGACCCCGTTGCGCGCGTCTGGCCCCGAGTCTGGTTCATGTCCTCAAACGATCTCAAAACTTGGTCAGACCCTGTCTGGGCTGAGCCATGGGGCATTGACCCAGAGCTCTTCCGTGATCCCGTATCCAACAAGACATACCTGAACCTGATGGCTCCAAACAATAACAAGGATCGACTTTGGGGCCTCTCTCAGTGTGAGGTTTCTTTGTCATCGGGCAATTGTGTCGGGCCATATGTCAGTCTTTGGAACGGAACGTTGCCGCACAACAACACGGCCAGACCTGAAGGACCTAAGATGTACCACAAAGATGGCTGGTACTATCTGCTCATTGCGGAGGGTAAGTTTTGTTGCCCAAGTCATCGGATCAGTTTCGTTAACATTCCTCAGGCGGCACAGATCAGCAGCACCGATCAACTATCGCAAGGAGCAAGTCCCCGTCTGGTCCCTTCGTTAGCGGCCCACACAACCCTCTCCTGTTCAATGGGAAATGGGGCTTTACCAATCTGACTGTTCAGTCAACCGGCCATGCTACCCTTGTCGAGAGTGCGGACGGAGACTGGTACGCTTCATTCCTGGCTCGTCGTAATATCAACGGCACATCTCCCCTCGGTATGCCTCCTCATAGATTAATGTGTGTTGGCAAAGCTAACAATACTCAGGACGCGAAACGTTCCTTACCAACGTTGATTGGAAGGATGGTTGGCCCGTTTTCAACAAGGGCAACCCAATCCTCTTGAGTGAGCAAGTTGAGCCAAAAGTTGGCCACCGTCGGGTTCCTCCCAAATGGGTCGATGACTTCTCGACGAAGGAGCTCGACCCGTCATGGTATCAGCTTCGAACACCCTACACCAAGAATTACGACCTCAAGAAAGGCCGACTGGTTCTGAAGCCCAATGTCTTTGGCCTCAGCGATCGAGATACTCCGGCGGCTTTACTGCGCAAGCAAAAGTCCCTCAACATGACGTGGTCAGCCGAGCTGTCCAGTTTTCGCGGAAACCTGGGTCCCAGAAACCGAATCGGAATCTCTTCCTATCTCTCAGAGTTTCAGCACCAGGACATTGGTATCCGGGGATGCGTGAACCAGACGGGAATGTGCATCTACACAGAACTGAACAAGAATGGAACGCAGGAAGTAAGTTGTCAGAAGCCACTGCCGTAGGACTACGGCTAACACAGACAGTATTGGCAAACACCCCTCAATCAAACAAAGGGATTAAACAAGGGCTTCCAGTTACACATCAGAGCTGAACCGCTTAAATATCACCTCGGCTACAGCGTTGAAGGTGACAAGCCGACCTATGTCACCACAATCGCATCTTCTTGGCAGGCGTTTCCACCACCAGGCTGGTTCGTGTTTAGCGGCGCGTCTTTTGCCCTTTTTGCTACTGGAGAAGGCGAGCCTTGGCCATATGACGCACCGGAAGTAGGCTTTGAGAAGGTCCGGGAGACCTACTACGAGGAGGATATCCCGGACTTTGATCGATGGTAGTGACGGCTGGTCAACAACATGGAACGTGCGCTTCAGGCCTGTTGGCATTCAAGACACTTGGGCGCCGGTTGTGAACCTGCTCATATGCATGCAAATGCTTGAGATAGTGAATATTTATGTCACATCTGCATCATTACAGTATCACGGGCTATGATTATTTGTGCGCTCCTAGTATTTAAGATGGTACTCTTCCAattggttgttgttgttgttgttgtcatGATGTCTGCGCGATGAACTCGCTGTGATGCCCAATTGCGAGATGTCGGTCACGTGCAACAATCCAAAGCGTGATTGGTTTAGTGGTAAAATTCTCCGTTGCCATTCGAGTAACGTCGGGGAGCCCTGGGTTCGATTCCCAGATCACGCATTGCTGAATAGCCTCTTCCGTGGTCTTTATGATCGGGAATTGGTGTTCCTTTTGGTTTTTGCATTTTTTGGAGTGGGAGAGAAGCAAATCTAACACCATCGTTGTCATCAAATGATCTGCTGTCTAAATGCGGAAGGTGGAGCCTCACCCTCTCACTGGCGCATCCACTCATCGGGAGGATCCCCGGGACCTTTTCCGGGCCCGATATGAAAGCAAATGTATTGAACAAATTCCTTCAAATCAATATTTCTCATAGGCTTGCAATAAGCCGCATTTCGATTATATCTTGGGTTTACTgtttgtttcttttttccgGTATCTTTACCGGTTTACGCCATATACATTCTCTTGTTGCTCTTGgtgcctctcttctcctctctccccATCGCCTGTTCTGTTAGATATGACGCTCCAATCTGTGGGCACAGCCACCCATCAGCTGGCAAAGAAGCGTAAAGTTTCGGTCAGTCGTTgcagccttcttggggtcTAATAACTAATGCCATTCATCAGCAGTTTGAAGACTCAATTATCAACGGCTTGAAAGAAAGAAACGGCGAGAGTACGCAGGCGAACGGTGGCTTGTCATTAACCACGTTTAAACACCTTGAACTTCTCTACTCCCCTTCCGTTGGAGCAAAGATTTGGGGTATCGCTGAACGAGACCTCGACTCGGTATGGCGCATTAGCCTATGGCACaggcctcctcatccactGACAAACGAGGTAGTCCGAGCCACCTACATGGTATCCAGAGTATACCAAGCCAGGAAGCACCGGATACGTCTATAGGGATCTTTCATTCTGGACATCGGGGTTCTTTCCCGGTTCCCTTCACCTCCTCCTGGAACGTACACGGAAATTTCGGAGCGAGTTGGACTTGCTCAGTCGCAACTCTGAAAAGGAAGCTTCTCCTCATGTTCTCCAGCTCGAGTACGAATAAGGCCCTCCCTGAAACCATGATAAAGCTGCTAACAGTGATTTACAGACATGCTTGCAAATGGTGGACTGAGAACCTCCACCAAAATGCCTCCCTCCTCGGCACGCATGATCTCGGGTTCATGATCTTCCCCTGGGCTCGTGTGCAATGGGATCTTCACCGTGAT
This window of the Fusarium keratoplasticum isolate Fu6.1 chromosome 3, whole genome shotgun sequence genome carries:
- a CDS encoding Carboxylic ester hydrolase; the encoded protein is MTWLGWVLVAILYASSPASGLPTCDGRPPIATTKNGTLRGLYLPEFHEDLFLGVPFAQPPLGDLRLRHPVSLNESWHGVRNATKRSLTCPGYAGFDKGLDLGEDCLTVDIVRPAGVRADDELPVYVWIYGGGFTAGGSADPRYNTSYLVNASVSIGKPIIAVSINYRVGGWGFLASKEMEKDEALNIGLFDQRLALRWIQENIQGFGGDPRKVTIAGESAGAFSVGYHLVGFEGDNENLFRAAILQSGSALGPSIQRVTGNYQDIYNNVTKTVGCSKHKDTLHCLRHVKYETLFKAFAPFVVTPVLDGKFLTQLPSASFKKNQVAKAAILIGSNTDEGTATFFGPRGTLNTDKDVAKYLSTMGSGLDTKTVRHLMQLYPDDPAQGCPFNTGEERFEQNGKQYKRGAAIVGDYVIHAGRRTTAEYFTSLSRRHRQPVYTYRFDQAPWDDKEELVATEAPVSSTHYAEICFVFNQEPSASKKNSNWIGPHPEYYQLSKLMSRSFISFVHDLDPNHHGVKGAPRWPEYGQGQKNFVFKINNSWVERDDWRKPQLEYWGKIWTKLET
- a CDS encoding GH43-C2 domain-containing protein, giving the protein MSRLLWSWCLFTSVAHAIWNPIISGWNPDPAILRVGDDYYIATSSFEYWPGIPIYHSKDLSNWKLKSHALTRPEQLQLYGTPTGAGAWAPSLAYFDGKFWLAAMTRWTYDPVARVWPRVWFMSSNDLKTWSDPVWAEPWGIDPELFRDPVSNKTYLNLMAPNNNKDRLWGLSQCEVSLSSGNCVGPYVSLWNGTLPHNNTARPEGPKMYHKDGWYYLLIAEGGTDQQHRSTIARSKSPSGPFVSGPHNPLLFNGKWGFTNLTVQSTGHATLVESADGDWYASFLARRNINGTSPLGRETFLTNVDWKDGWPVFNKGNPILLSEQVEPKVGHRRVPPKWVDDFSTKELDPSWYQLRTPYTKNYDLKKGRLVLKPNVFGLSDRDTPAALLRKQKSLNMTWSAELSSFRGNLGPRNRIGISSYLSEFQHQDIGIRGCVNQTGMCIYTELNKNGTQEYWQTPLNQTKGLNKGFQLHIRAEPLKYHLGYSVEGDKPTYVTTIASSWQAFPPPGWFVFSGASFALFATGEGEPWPYDAPEVGFEKVRETYYEEDIPDFDRW